The genomic window CTACAACCGTGAGATGCTGATCTACCGTTCAGCCGATAACGGGGAAAATTTCGAACTGTATTCTGTTGCCGTTCCTGGAAGCGGACTGCAAGGCGAAGATAAAGAATGGATTTTTGTTGATCCTGTTGAAACAAACCCAACCTATGACAATATGTTTATCATCTGGCGTAGTTTCGGGCCCAGCAATGGCATTAAATTCAGGAAATCCGCAGATCATGGACTAACATGGTCATCAACTGTCAATGTCAGCGATGTCAGTACAGGCCAGGGTGCAAATGTGGCGTCCGGAGTGAATGGGGAGATCTTTGCCGTATGGTTGAATATAGGGATCATGTTTGATGTGTCGAACAACGGGGGGCAGAGTTTCGGGCAAGATCACATGTTAGCGAACCTCAACGTGAATGAGTATTATTCCTTCCCTTATATTGCCGTGGATTACTCCAACCTTGAATCACGGGGGAATGTCTATGTGGTGTGGGCCGATAACCGGACAGGAACCGAAGACATATGGTTTCAGCGCTCCGAAGATAACGGCCAGAGCTGGCTTCCCAATCCCATTAGAGTCAACGATGTGGCTACCAACGATCAATACTGGCCAATGATCATGTGCGATACCAATGGCATGATCGCAGTTATCTATTATGATGACAGAACCCAGGCCGGCCTCCTGGGAACTTATCTTGCCGTCTCTGAAGATGAAGGCAATACCTGGACAAACATCAAGCTGAATTCAGCACCGTTTTTCGGATTTACTCCCAATAGCGATGTGAGATTCGGAGATTATATCGGTGTCGATATGCTGGGCGGAAAGGTGATACCCGTCTGGACCGATGACCGGACATTCGATGACAACCAGGAGATCTACACCGCCGTCATGGATATTCATACAGGAATACCCAAAGTTACGAATAAACCTTTGGCTGATATCGGAATATATCCCCAGCCGGTGAAGGATCAGGCCAGGATAGATGTCACCCTCCTGGAAACAGGTCATGTTCGCCTGGAAATCAGGGATCCATTGGGAAAAGTTGTGGATGTCATCAATGAAGAAAACCTGACCGCCGGAACTCACTCATACCAATGGCATGCAAACCGTTTTCCTCCAGGAATGTACTTCCTGACCCTGAAGACGAAAGAACAACTCATTTCCCGGAAAATGATGGTCGTTCACTAATGAAGATCGCAATTGAAGAATAAAACCACAAAAAGGAAACCGTCCTTCGTGACAAGGATACTTATCCTGGTCAACATCCTCATTAGCCTTGCTCTTATTCCGGCTTACCTCGCACCTTACGCCGACCCCGGAAAATCATCCATATTGGCTTTCTGGGGCCTCGCATATCCTATTATTCTGTTCATAAATTTACTTTTCCTTCTCTTCTGGCTGGTGCTCTGGAAAAGATATTTTCTTATCTCTTTGATCTTTATTCTTATAGGATGGAATTATTTTCAGAAACATTTCAACGTCAATCTGGGTACTCAGGAAGAAACAGTTGGTAAAGGGATAAAAATTATCTCCTATAATGTACAAAACCTGGCAAAAAACAACCTCCACATCCAGGATAAGGAACACCGGATGGAGATCTTCCGGTTCCTTCTTTCGGAATCACCGGATATTCTCTGCATGCAGGAGTTTTACTATTATGGCAAGGATACTGTACCCCTGCTAAACGATCTTAAAGACCAATTGCATTTACATTACATATCCAGGAAGAATTATTACCCATGGCATCATAAGATTCATGCACTGGTTACGCTTTCTGCATACCCCATCCTGGAATCAGGTTATCTTACCGGAGAAAAGGAAAGGGTATTTGCATTGTTTTCGGATCTTCTGATCGGGAAAGATACAGTCAGGCTTTATAACGTACATCTGGAGTCTATCCGTTTCGGGGAAGAAGACTTCCGTTTTGTATCGGAATTAACGAAACAGGCACCGGAAAACACAGAATTACGGGAAGGATCACGGAGCATTTTTGACAAACTCGGGCAGGCATTTGCCAGGCGTGCATTCCAGGCAAGAAAGCTTTCAGAACATATCCGCCAATCAAGGTATCCTGTCATTGTTTGTGGTGATTTCAATGATACACCGGGCTCCTTCTCATATAATAAGGTTGCGGGTGAATTAACAGATGCCTTTTGTGAAACAGGCCGCGGATATGGCAACACCTATGGGGGCAATCTTCCACCCATCCGCATCGACTATATCCTGCTGGATCCTGAATTTGATATTCAAAGTTTTAAAGTACATAAAGTGATAGACCTGTCGGATCATTTTCCGGTAAGCGCGATTATTTCGCTTCCATAAAAAGGTATTGCTATTTTTGCACTATATGGATTTCAGACTCACATCCGATTATAAGCCTACCGGGGATCAACCGGAAGCCATTCGGCAGCTGGTGGAGGGACTGGAGCGTGGGGACCCCGCTCAGACACTTCTAGGTGTAACCGGTTCAGGAAAAACCTTTACGATAGCCAATGTGCTTGAAAAAGTGAAGAGACCTGCTCTGATCCTAAGTCACAATAAAACTTTGGCAGCTCAGCTCTATGGTGAGTTCAAGCAGTTTTTTCCCGAAAACAAGGTTGAGTATTTTGTTTCTTACTATGATTATTATCAACCGGAAGCGTATCTTCCTGTTACCAACACATACATAGAAAAAGACCTTTCCATCAATGACGAAATCGAAAAACTGAGACTAAGCACATCTTCCGGCCTTTTAAGCGGAAGGCGGGATATAGTTGTAGTATCCTCTGTTTCCTGCATTTACGGCATTGGTAACCCGGATGATTTCACACGGAATGTAGTCAGGATAAAACGCGGGGACCTTCTTCCAAGAAACCAGTTACTTCACCAGCTTGTGGATGGTTTGTACTCCCGCTCGGAAATTGAGTTCACACGTGGTAAATTCCGGGTGCGCGGGGATACGGTTGATGTTTTTCCCGCTTATGCAGATATCGCGTTCAGGATAGTCTTCTTCGGAGATGAGGTGGAAGAAATTGAAAGCTTCAATCCTGTGAACGGACATTCAATTGAGGTTTTGAACTCTGTTAGCATCTACCCTGCCAATGTCTTTGTCACTTCCAAGGATAAGATGAACCAGGCAATAGTGGAAATACAGAAAGACATGATACGGCAGGTTGCCTTTTTCAGGGATAATGGCAAATACACCGAAGCGAAAAGGCTGCAGGACCGTGTTTCTTATGATCTGGAGATGCTGAAAGAACTGGGATATTGTTCGGGGATCGAAAACTATTCCAGGTATTTCGATGGCAGGAAGTCCGGTACACGCCCCTTTTGCCTGCTTGATTATTTCCCTGACGATTACATCACCATCATCGACGAAAGTCATGTAACCCTTCCCCAGGTCCGTGCCATGTTCGGAGGAGACCGGTCGCGGAAGCAAAACCTTGTCGAATATGGCTTCCGTTTGCCATCGGCCCTGGATAACCGCCCTCTGAAGTTTGACGAATTCGAGGCTTTATCCGGTCAGACCATCTACGTCAGCGCTACCCCGGGAGATTATGAAATACAGAAATCCGAAGGCGTGATCGTGGAACAACTGATAAGGCCTACAGGACTGCTGGATCCGGAAATAGAGGTAAGACCAAGCAAGAACCAGATCGACGACCTTCTGGAAGAAATACAAAAAGTTACCGACAGGAAAGAGCGGGTATTGGTAACCACCCTCACCAAAAGGATGGCCGAAGAACTTAACAAATACCTCATAAACCTGGGAATACAATCAAAATATATCCACTCTGAAGTAGATACACTCGACCGTGTTGAGATACTGCGTGACCTCCGGCTTGGCAATTTTGATGTATTGGTCGGGGTTAACCTGCTCCGGGAAGGCCTGGACCTGCCTGAAGTGAGTATGGTGGCCATCCTTGATGCCGACAAGGAAGGCTTTCTGCGGTCAGATCGATCCCTGACACAAACAGCAGGAAGGGCTGCCCGTAACCTGAACAGTAAAGTGATTATGTATGCGGATACCATAACGGAATCAATGAAGAAAACTATCGAGGAAACCAAGCGCAAAAGAGAAAAACAAATGCTTTACAACCTCGAAAACAATATCACTCCTACCCCGATTGTAAAATCTATTGAAGAAATCATGGGGCAAACTGCGGTTGCGGATCGTAAACCCAAAGAGCCGGTTGCCTACATCGAAAAAGCTTCCATTAACCTTGCCGCCGATCCCGTAATTGCTTACATGAAAAAGGACGAACTTGAAAAAACCATTTCTTCCTTGAAGCAGGAAATTGAAAAAGCGGCGAAAAGCCTGGATTTTATCGAGGCTGCGAGATTAAGAGACGAAATGTACGAATTGCAAAGAATATTGAAAGAAAAGGATTATGCCGGATAATAAATATCTTTCGAATGAAGGACTACTCAGCTTAGCCATACAGGCCGCGATGGATGCAGCCATTCCTATCCTGGAAATATACCGTCAGGAATTTACTGTGGAAATGAAAGCTGACAACAGTCCGCTAACCCTGGCAGACAAGGCTTCCCATCATACAATAATGGAACGGTTGGCCTCATCCGGTATCCCTGTTCTTAGCGAAGAAGGAAGGGCTATGCCCTATGAAGAAAGAAAGGATTGGGAATATCTCTGGATTGTGGACCCTCTGGACGGAACCAAGGAATTCATCAAGAAAAATGATGAATTTACAGTAAATATCGCTTTGGTAAGGAACGGAAAACCGGAATTGGGGGTCATTTATGTCCCCGTATTAAAAGAATTGTATTTCGCCGCTCCCGAATTCGGGTCATGGAAAGTTATTAGCATTCAGGCTGAAATAAAAACAATTGATATACACGCACTTATTCAAAGTGGAAAACGCCTTCCTGTAGCTCAGTCGGCAAGACCATTCACCATTGTTGCCAGCCGTTCGCATCTAAACCAGGAAACACAAAGCTATATTGATGAAATCCTTCAGAAATTTCCTGATGCAGTCATGATCTCCCGGGGCAGCTCCCTTAAGCTATGTCAAATTGCTGAAGGTGCTGCAGATATATATCCTCGCTTTGCCCCTACCATGGAATGGGATACGGCGGCCGGACAAGCCATCATCACTCACTCGGGAGGATTTGTTAACAACATGGAATCAGGCGAAGAAATGACTTACAACAAGGAAAACCTGCTGAATCCCTGGTTTATTGCCGGGAGAAAATAAAAAGGCATCCCGGTGGGATGCCTTGAATGCTATTAGGCTAATATTCTGATTCTATTCAACAGCAATCAATTCCACATCAAATACCAATGGAGAGAAAGGGGGAATCCTGTCTCCGGCACCTCTTTCACCATAGGCAAGTTTGGAGGGAATAATGAGGGTAGCTTTACCACCCTGGCGCATAAGTGCAATGCCTTCATCCCAACCCTGGATCACACGACCTTGTCCGAGCGGGAAAGAAAAAGGGTCACCCCTTTCAACAGAAGAATCAAATACAGTGCCATTGAGAAGTTTCCCCGTATAATGGACTTTAACATTTGCACCCGGGACGGCCTGGGGACCCGATCCTTTTTCACGTTCAATATAAATCAGTCCGCTTTCTCTTGGTTTTTCTGTAATTCCGTTATCCTTCAAATACTTGCTCAGAATAGCAGATTCTTCATTTTTGTTTTTCTGCTGAGAAACTTCCCGTTGTTTGCGTTTGTTTTCCTGATCCTTATCGTAAGCGGCCTTGCTACGGATATCGACCAGTTCCACCTCATACAAAAGTGTTGAATACGGCTCGATCACCTGTCCGCGTTGCTGCGCCCCAAAAGCAATATTTGATGGAACGATCAGATGCGCTTTCCCACCTTTTTTAAGCATTCCGACAGCCTCATCCAATCCATCGGTATCAAACTTCTTACCATACTCATATTCAATGGGATCCCCACGGTCAAGTGTGGAAAATATCTTGTTGCCATCAATCAGACTAACAGTCATGTGGATCTTAACCATCTCCCCTTTAACGGGCTTTCTTCCAACACCTTCCTTTTCAGGAATAAAATACAAACCGCTGCTTGTAGGTTCAACCGTAATATTGTTTTCTGTAAGATAGTTTTGAAGGTCAATCTGTTCCTGCTCTCTTCTCTGATCTAACCTCTCCTGCTCCTGGCGGGCTTTTTCTTCACGCGTCATAAGGTTCTTCAGACCTATCTCGAAAGTCATGAAGCTACCACTGTCGACGAAATCAGGAAGCTGAGGGGCACGGGCGGTGATCAGATAAAACGAATCGGCACTGATCAGGAAGGTTGCACTGTCGCCTTTCGACATAAGCAAAAGTCCTTCGTACAAATCTCCTTTGAATTGTGCCGGTTCTACAGGAAATTCAAGTTCCTGACCAATCCTTTTACTGTCGAACATCACGGAATCTCCCAGTTTATAAAGCATATTTACCGTAACAATGTCACCTATCTTAGCCTGGATGGTATCGTTACTTTGGTTATGGAATTTATAATAAAGGCCGGTTTCCGTCTGGTCAAAACCTCTGAACTGAGGGTCTCCGCATGAAGTTATTACCACTGCAGTAAAGGATAGCAAAATGATGAATGATAAAAAATTCCTTTTCATAACAAACTGATTATTAATTTTTATTTTGAATGGCGATGTTTTTTAACTCTAAATCATAAATAAGTGTTGCTTTGGGAGGGATGTTCTTTTTAAGGTCTCCCAACAGTCCGTAACCAAGGTGCGAAGGTATAATAATTTTTGCTTTATCTCCTTCGGATAGATATAAAATTCCTTCTTCCAGACCACTGATCACTTCACCTTTGCCGGCAGTGAATCTGACCGGGCTTGATACCGTTGCAGAATCAACCCTTGTTCCATTAATGAGATGCACTGAATATACAAGAACAATGGCATCACCAGGCTGAACATTTTTTCCTGGTTTATCATCATAGATATAAATCTTTAGCCCACTTCCCGTTTCCATCGCAGGCCATTGGTAACGAGCCAGAAAATCTTCAATATGCTGTGCTTCAGTCTTTACAACATGCTTATTGGCTTCAATAAGAGGTTCTTTAAGATCTTTACTCCTTAACGTTTTTTTCTTTTGTTCCCCGTTATTGCAAGAGGAAGCAATAAATAGAATCAACATACATGAAAACAAGTAATTGATAAATACTCTAACAGAAAAACAATGAAAACGCATGGCTTATTATAGAAGTTGATGTATATAATCCTGCAATAAATCAGAAAATCTTTGCAAGGTATGCTCCATGGTATCATAGGAGTCTCCCCCGGCAGCATTGCGGTGTCCACCACCCAGGAAATGCTTCCTGGCAAACTCATTAACGGAAAAGTCACCGGTTGACCGGAAGGAAATCCTGATCTTATCATCTCTTTCAATGAACATAGCGGCAAAGCGGATACCTTTTATGGAAAGGGCATAATTGACAATACCCTCAGTATCACCGGGTTGAAAATTAAACATATTCAGTTCATCACGTGTCAGCCACATGTAGGCAGTAGCAAAATCCTGCAGCACAGTAAGTTTCTCACGTAAACAAAATCCAAGCAAACGAAGCCGTGATTCGGAAAATGTATCATAAATTAGCCGGTGTATCTTTTCTGCATCAATCTTCCATTTCATCAGGTCTGCCACAATTCTGAAGGTATTCTCATAATTGCAGGCATAACTGAAAGATCCTGTATCGGTCATTATTCCTGTATAAAAACACACGGCAATATCATGATCAATTTCTTTCAGCAAACCGGAATTGTAGATGAACTCATAAACAAGCTCAGCAGTTGAAGAGGTTTCTAGGCGGGAAAATACATGGTTGAAAAAAGCCAGATCAGGTTCCAGGTGGTGGTCAATCAGTATCTTTACTCCCCTGGAAGAACGGAGCGTATCTTCCATTCCGCCTACCCTTTTAGGCGAATTATAATCCAGGCAAAAAATCACATCAGCTTGGCTGAGAACTTCCTTCACTTTTTCTGCTTCCTTTTCATAAATCAATACACTTTCATTGCCCGGAAGCCAATGCAGGAATTCAGGATACTCATTGGGAACAATTACAGAGGCATTCAGGCCTGCTTTCCGCAAAGACAATCCAAGCCCCAAAGAAGATCCTATCGCATCACCATCGGGATTAAAATGGCTTGTAATGGCAATCTTGTGACCAGGAACAAGTAATTTGATTATTTCATCTGACATACCTGCAAAAATTTACTTCCCGGAATACTTAACATAAGATTAAAGGGTTAAGCGGTAAACGGGGAATATATTTCCTTATTTTTGCCCAAATTAAACAAATTAAGCGGAAATAATAATAAAAAATTACAAATGAAAGGAAACGTAACCCTTACGATGATCAAGCCAACTGCGGTCAGAAAAGGATATATCGGCCCCATCCTCGCAAAAATCAATGAAGCTGGTTTCAGGATACGCGCCATGAAATTCACGAAACTATCGGTCAAACAAGCACAATTATTCTACGAAGTGCATAAAGAGAGACCTTTTTACAACGATCTCGTCGATTTTATGTCTTCCGGACCTATTGTCGCCGCAATACTGGAAAAAGATAATGCAGTGGACGCATACAGAACTGTTATAGGGGCTACAGACCCTTCCAAATCTGAAGAAGGAACGATCAGAAAGCTTTATGGAACCAATATCCAGGAAAATGCGGTTCATGGTTCTGACAGCGATGAGAACGCCATAAAGGAGAGCAATTTCTTCTTTTCAGCTTTGGAACGCTTTTAAAACAACCGGTTTTAGAACAATTCCATTGTATACAATGCAAAAGCAGTAGGTTTAGTCATTCGATAACCTGTATTCTTCAACAGAATAATCAGAATAAAGTATTAATACTTTAACAACCTTCTTTCCTTTTTCTTTCTGAACCTTAAACTCAGGAAGAACAGGTTTTTCCTTTTCCTCTGCCTTTTCCTTTTCCTCTGCCTTCTTCTCAGGTTGCTTGTCCTCCTTTCGTGTTGTAAAAAGATCAGGAATTTCTTCCTTTCGGGTCTTACCGGTTAGTAACCATTCAATATCAACATCCGGATACCGGTGAAGGATTTTCTGTATAAAATCGAGACTGGGTTTGTTTCGCCCCGATAGGATATGAGATAAACCAGATCTCTGTATTCCGATCTCATCCGCAAATCGTGAGGGTGTTAAATTTTTGGACCGGATTATTTGTTCAATTCTGTTTTGCATGAAGAAAAATATATTACAAATGTAATCAAATCGTAGTTTACATTTGTAACCTTTTCGCAAATTCTTTACGATAAGTTTGTTTACATTTGTAACCTCAGGGAAGTGTTCTTTATTATACTGATATTAAATTAAATACACTTATAGTGATTTATTCCTGATAACTTTACTGTATCTAAATTATAACTTTAGATATAATTTTTATAAAACTGATTATAAGCTATATAAACTTGCTTAATGCTGAACTGATTTACGAATAGTGAAGTCATCCGGAATGCAGGATAAATAAATTACATTTGTAAACTTAGTTGATCTCGTTTCCTTTCTATTTATAAGGATTTTGATTAATGCGTATTGAATAATTCACATTTGTAAACTGTATTGATTACAAAAATCTGGCTTTTGTTTCTTAGTTTTGTGTGATAATCTTCATTCTTTGGTCCGTCGAAAAAATATCCTGGTAAGCATTTTATACTCCGGTCTAATAATATCCGGACTAATAATTATACATGGCTATACCCATGCTTCCATAACTTGTCACTCCCCTATCCCGCAGGTACCGGATACATTACATCGGCAAACAAAGGACACTTTAGTATTTCAGGGCAGCGACAGTATTTTCAATTGGTATGGGAATCAGGCTTTGAAATCCCGAAAATTTTATGATTCCATAAAGTCGGTGGCTTATAAGAGGAAAATCACTTCCGTTCTTTATCAAATGGCTTTTAAAAACCCTTCTTCTCAGGCACAAAAAGTAGAACCTGTTATAACTTCCAGGGAAATGCCTTATGTTCAATATTCCGGTAAGATTGTCCACAAGATTGAGATCATAAGGCTTCTGCCTTTTACCCCGGACAGTACCAAGAATCTACAGGGCTTTCTAAACCGGTTTGGAAACAGCCTCCATACTTTGACAAAACAATCTGTTATACGGAAGGAAATGTTTTTTAAGCCGGGGGATGAGTTGGATCCGCTGGTATTGGCCGATAATGAAAGAATACTAAGGGCCCTTCCGTTTATTGATGAAGCCAATATACAGGTTATTGAGACTTCTCCGGGATCAGACTCTGTAGACTTGATTGTTGTGACTAAAGATAAATTCTCCTATGCCTTCAGCGGTACCATTAAAAATGCCCGGAAATTTTCAGTCAGAGTTTGGAGTGTGAATGTCATGGGATTAGGGCATCGTTTCGACAATAAGATTTCAGTGAATACGGAACGGACACCTGTAGTACTATATGAAGAAGGTAAGTACGAAATAAGTAACATCGGTGGCTCATTTATTAAAGGTCTATTGAAATATACCCGGGATGATGATGACCGAAGAGACATTACCGCAGGGATTTCCAGGGATCTGATCCCCCCGTCATTCGATGACGCTTTCGGAATTAAAGTGGGTGTAACAACTTATCCTGCCTCTGTAAATGATCCGGACGGCAATAACAATGAAATCCAGATTGGTTCTTACCAGACTGATCTTTATTATACCAATGGAATTGCCTTGAAGAAAAATATCAGAGCAAAGGTAAAACACCCATCATACCTTTTGTTATCTGCCCGTTCCATCAGTCTTGATTACTTTTCCAGGCCATTTGTCAGTGCAGATAGCAACCTTGGTTTCAGAAGCCGCCTGACAGTTATAGGGGGAATAGGTATTGCCAGGAATAACTATTTTATCACCAACTATGTATATAGTTTCGGAAAAACCGAGGACATACCCTATGGATACACTTTCCAGCTTATCGGTGGATATGAATTGGGAGAATTTTACAACCGGCCTTACACAGGCTTACTTTTAGGTTATGGAAATTACTTCAACAATGCCGGGTATGTCTATAGCATAATGGAAATTGGCACTTATTATAAAGATGGGCAATACCAACAGGGACTATTTCAATGTAATGCCAGTTATGCTACTCCCGCTTTTAAAATGAAAAATGCCCGCATCAGAAACTATCTGAATATTAACTATACCCAGGGATTTCACCGGATTTCGGGGGAAGTGATACGGATGGACGACCGAAATGGATTTGAAGGTTTGGGAATCAATGACCTTCTGGGGCAGAAACGCCTGGTAGCGGGAACAGAAAGTGTGGTTTTTACCCCATGGTTTTTCTATGGATTTTCTACAGCCGTATATGGATTCGTTAATTGTGGAATATTATCCACAGAAAATAAGCCTCTATTCGATAATCCTGTATATGTTGGATTGGGAGTTGGGCTTAGAATCAGAAACGAAAACCTTGTATTTAACACGTTACAAATCCAGATCTCTTATTTCCCGGTTGCGCCACCTGGAGCTTCAGAAACTGATTTTTCCCTATCCGGTATCCCGGAGAAAAGCATACATGGGTTTTATTCCAATGCTCCTTCCATACCCTCGTTCTACTAAACCATGTGAACATCTTGGGTGAAGGCTTCTTGTCTGAAAGGAAAATATCGATCTTTGCAAAAAAAAACCATCATGGAAAGAAATATGGAAGACTTGACCCAGGACCCTATATTTAATCGGACCGTTATTGAATTCCTCACAGTAGCAAACGATTACTGTTTGTTCGTTGAAAAAGCTCATAAATACAAATTGGACGATATCCTGGAATATCTTCAAAAGATTGCACCTCTGATTTATCTGA from Bacteroidota bacterium includes these protein-coding regions:
- a CDS encoding T9SS type A sorting domain-containing protein, with amino-acid sequence MKRLFTFTVLIMLLTALSAQESDNELHAFYKERNHTVIPQWNTWNAEYGSLFDNYNITNEEAPQNEPSVRISRVNPDIIVAAWRDFREGWQSPDIVRRIGYSYSHDGGLTWSESKLLPDPEPNHLSQSDPVVMSDSQGFFYISSTSRQPVTNYNREMLIYRSADNGENFELYSVAVPGSGLQGEDKEWIFVDPVETNPTYDNMFIIWRSFGPSNGIKFRKSADHGLTWSSTVNVSDVSTGQGANVASGVNGEIFAVWLNIGIMFDVSNNGGQSFGQDHMLANLNVNEYYSFPYIAVDYSNLESRGNVYVVWADNRTGTEDIWFQRSEDNGQSWLPNPIRVNDVATNDQYWPMIMCDTNGMIAVIYYDDRTQAGLLGTYLAVSEDEGNTWTNIKLNSAPFFGFTPNSDVRFGDYIGVDMLGGKVIPVWTDDRTFDDNQEIYTAVMDIHTGIPKVTNKPLADIGIYPQPVKDQARIDVTLLETGHVRLEIRDPLGKVVDVINEENLTAGTHSYQWHANRFPPGMYFLTLKTKEQLISRKMMVVH
- a CDS encoding endonuclease/exonuclease/phosphatase family protein, with protein sequence MTRILILVNILISLALIPAYLAPYADPGKSSILAFWGLAYPIILFINLLFLLFWLVLWKRYFLISLIFILIGWNYFQKHFNVNLGTQEETVGKGIKIISYNVQNLAKNNLHIQDKEHRMEIFRFLLSESPDILCMQEFYYYGKDTVPLLNDLKDQLHLHYISRKNYYPWHHKIHALVTLSAYPILESGYLTGEKERVFALFSDLLIGKDTVRLYNVHLESIRFGEEDFRFVSELTKQAPENTELREGSRSIFDKLGQAFARRAFQARKLSEHIRQSRYPVIVCGDFNDTPGSFSYNKVAGELTDAFCETGRGYGNTYGGNLPPIRIDYILLDPEFDIQSFKVHKVIDLSDHFPVSAIISLP
- the uvrB gene encoding excinuclease ABC subunit UvrB, coding for MDFRLTSDYKPTGDQPEAIRQLVEGLERGDPAQTLLGVTGSGKTFTIANVLEKVKRPALILSHNKTLAAQLYGEFKQFFPENKVEYFVSYYDYYQPEAYLPVTNTYIEKDLSINDEIEKLRLSTSSGLLSGRRDIVVVSSVSCIYGIGNPDDFTRNVVRIKRGDLLPRNQLLHQLVDGLYSRSEIEFTRGKFRVRGDTVDVFPAYADIAFRIVFFGDEVEEIESFNPVNGHSIEVLNSVSIYPANVFVTSKDKMNQAIVEIQKDMIRQVAFFRDNGKYTEAKRLQDRVSYDLEMLKELGYCSGIENYSRYFDGRKSGTRPFCLLDYFPDDYITIIDESHVTLPQVRAMFGGDRSRKQNLVEYGFRLPSALDNRPLKFDEFEALSGQTIYVSATPGDYEIQKSEGVIVEQLIRPTGLLDPEIEVRPSKNQIDDLLEEIQKVTDRKERVLVTTLTKRMAEELNKYLINLGIQSKYIHSEVDTLDRVEILRDLRLGNFDVLVGVNLLREGLDLPEVSMVAILDADKEGFLRSDRSLTQTAGRAARNLNSKVIMYADTITESMKKTIEETKRKREKQMLYNLENNITPTPIVKSIEEIMGQTAVADRKPKEPVAYIEKASINLAADPVIAYMKKDELEKTISSLKQEIEKAAKSLDFIEAARLRDEMYELQRILKEKDYAG
- the cysQ gene encoding 3'(2'),5'-bisphosphate nucleotidase CysQ; amino-acid sequence: MPDNKYLSNEGLLSLAIQAAMDAAIPILEIYRQEFTVEMKADNSPLTLADKASHHTIMERLASSGIPVLSEEGRAMPYEERKDWEYLWIVDPLDGTKEFIKKNDEFTVNIALVRNGKPELGVIYVPVLKELYFAAPEFGSWKVISIQAEIKTIDIHALIQSGKRLPVAQSARPFTIVASRSHLNQETQSYIDEILQKFPDAVMISRGSSLKLCQIAEGAADIYPRFAPTMEWDTAAGQAIITHSGGFVNNMESGEEMTYNKENLLNPWFIAGRK
- a CDS encoding FKBP-type peptidyl-prolyl cis-trans isomerase; its protein translation is MKRNFLSFIILLSFTAVVITSCGDPQFRGFDQTETGLYYKFHNQSNDTIQAKIGDIVTVNMLYKLGDSVMFDSKRIGQELEFPVEPAQFKGDLYEGLLLMSKGDSATFLISADSFYLITARAPQLPDFVDSGSFMTFEIGLKNLMTREEKARQEQERLDQRREQEQIDLQNYLTENNITVEPTSSGLYFIPEKEGVGRKPVKGEMVKIHMTVSLIDGNKIFSTLDRGDPIEYEYGKKFDTDGLDEAVGMLKKGGKAHLIVPSNIAFGAQQRGQVIEPYSTLLYEVELVDIRSKAAYDKDQENKRKQREVSQQKNKNEESAILSKYLKDNGITEKPRESGLIYIEREKGSGPQAVPGANVKVHYTGKLLNGTVFDSSVERGDPFSFPLGQGRVIQGWDEGIALMRQGGKATLIIPSKLAYGERGAGDRIPPFSPLVFDVELIAVE
- a CDS encoding FKBP-type peptidyl-prolyl cis-trans isomerase, which codes for MLILFIASSCNNGEQKKKTLRSKDLKEPLIEANKHVVKTEAQHIEDFLARYQWPAMETGSGLKIYIYDDKPGKNVQPGDAIVLVYSVHLINGTRVDSATVSSPVRFTAGKGEVISGLEEGILYLSEGDKAKIIIPSHLGYGLLGDLKKNIPPKATLIYDLELKNIAIQNKN
- a CDS encoding DHH family phosphoesterase translates to MSDEIIKLLVPGHKIAITSHFNPDGDAIGSSLGLGLSLRKAGLNASVIVPNEYPEFLHWLPGNESVLIYEKEAEKVKEVLSQADVIFCLDYNSPKRVGGMEDTLRSSRGVKILIDHHLEPDLAFFNHVFSRLETSSTAELVYEFIYNSGLLKEIDHDIAVCFYTGIMTDTGSFSYACNYENTFRIVADLMKWKIDAEKIHRLIYDTFSESRLRLLGFCLREKLTVLQDFATAYMWLTRDELNMFNFQPGDTEGIVNYALSIKGIRFAAMFIERDDKIRISFRSTGDFSVNEFARKHFLGGGHRNAAGGDSYDTMEHTLQRFSDLLQDYIHQLL
- the ndk gene encoding nucleoside-diphosphate kinase encodes the protein MKGNVTLTMIKPTAVRKGYIGPILAKINEAGFRIRAMKFTKLSVKQAQLFYEVHKERPFYNDLVDFMSSGPIVAAILEKDNAVDAYRTVIGATDPSKSEEGTIRKLYGTNIQENAVHGSDSDENAIKESNFFFSALERF
- a CDS encoding helix-turn-helix domain-containing protein codes for the protein MQNRIEQIIRSKNLTPSRFADEIGIQRSGLSHILSGRNKPSLDFIQKILHRYPDVDIEWLLTGKTRKEEIPDLFTTRKEDKQPEKKAEEKEKAEEKEKPVLPEFKVQKEKGKKVVKVLILYSDYSVEEYRLSND